The following coding sequences lie in one Caretta caretta isolate rCarCar2 chromosome 28, rCarCar1.hap1, whole genome shotgun sequence genomic window:
- the BCL6B gene encoding B-cell CLL/lymphoma 6 member B protein, whose amino-acid sequence MSSGGAGGPAGSVREFTRHASDVLLNLDQLRHRRVLTDVTLLVGGRPLLAHKAVLAACSGFFYSIFLAQGGSEVTVLTLPGSIQPGGFQALLDFMYTSRLPLTPASVPALLNAATYLQMEHVVDACHRFIQASYDRGSCYPKPLPSPADPKSLDTPQGPSDDSGTVPAEGPHPEGPSPGAPLRSAPARPPAKGSGGAPPGGERGPPDSPSRSEGHPASPCESSGCAPDPKACNWKKYKFIVLNSLRGEGAGGGGGAGPQPPGPPTLPEPPAGKDQGASRGREEGGGALCGLHPAVSQCPVCPRHRQVGAPLPPPCPHLPQGRPRPATGAGPYGCGACELGLEEGEGEGEDGGADGGQAPAAAPHDNKPFKCHLCCSAFRYKGNLASHRAVHTGEKPYRCGVCGAQFNRPANLKTHSRIHSGEKPYKCETCGSSFVQVAHLRAHVLIHTGEKPYPCETCGTRFRHLQTLKSHIRIHTGEKPYHCEACHLHFRHKSQLRLHLRQKHGAVTNTKIRYAVLAGPSGARC is encoded by the exons ATGAGctcgggtggggccgggggcccgGCGGGCTCCGTCCGGGAGTTCACACGCCACGCCAGCGACGTGCTGCTCAACCTGGACCAGCTACGTCACCGCCGCGTCCTGACCGATGTCACCCTGCTGGTGGgggggcgccccctgctggcccacaAGGCTGTGCTCGCCGCTTGCAG TGGCTTCTTCTACTCCATCttcctggctcaggggggcagcgAGGTCACTGTCCTCACCCTGCCCGGCTCCATCCAGCCCGGGGGCTTCCAGGCCCTGCTGGATTTCATGTACACCTCCCGCCTGCCCCTCACCCCGGCCTCCGTCCCCGCCCTGCTCAACGCCGCCACCTACCTGCAGATGGAGCACGTGGTGGACGCCTGTCACCGCTTCATTCAGGCCAg TTACGACCGCGGTAGCTGCtaccccaagcccctcccctccccggcggACCCCAAATCCCTGGACACCCCCCAAGGACCCTCAGATGACAGTGGGACGGTGCCCGCAGAGGGTCCCCACCCAGAGGGGCCGAGCCCGGGGGCCCCCCTGCGATCGGCTCCTGCCAGGCCGCCGGCGAAGGGTTCCGGGGGGGCGCCcccggggggggagcggggccccCCCGACAGCCCGTCGCGCTCCGAGGGGCACCCCGCCTCCCCCTGCGAGTCCAGCGGCTGCGCCCCCGACCCCAAGGCCTGCAACTGGAAGAAATACAAGTTCATCGTCCTGAACTCgctccggggggagggggccgggggagggggtggggccggcccccagccccccggccccccgaCCCTGCCCGAGCCCCCGGCCGGCAAAGACCAAGGCGCCAGCCGTGGCAGGGAAGAGGGGGGCGGCGCCCTCTGCGG GCTGCACCCTGCCGTCTCACAGTGCCCCGTGTGCCCCCGGCACCGGCAGGTGGGGGccccgctgcccccaccctgcccccaccttCCCCAGGGGCGGCCCCGGCCCGCAACAG gTGCTGGACCATACGGCTGCGGGGCCTGCGAGCTGggcctggaggagggggagggggagggggaggacggGGGAGCGGATGGGGGGCAGGCCCCGGCGGCTGCCCCCCACGACAACAAACCGTTCAAATGTCACCTCTGCTGCTCGGCCTTTCGCTACAAGGGCAACCTGGCTTCCCACCGCGCCGTCCACACCG GTGAGAAGCCATATCGCTGCGGAGTCTGTGGGGCCCAGTTCAACCGGCCAGCGAACCTCAAAACCCACTCGCGGATCCACTCAGGCGAAAAGCCCTACAAGTGTGAGACCTGCGGCTCCAGCTTCGTGCag gtcGCCCACCTCCGGGCCCACGTGTTGATCCACACGGGTGAAAAGCCCTACCCTTGCGAGACGTGTGGGACCCGCTTCCGGCACCTACAGACCCTCAAGAGCCACATCCGGATCCACACGGGCGAGAAGCCGTATCAC TGCGAGGCCTGCCACCTGCACTTCCGGCACAAGAGCCAGCTGCGGCTTCACCTGCGGCAGAAGCATGGGGCCGTCACCAACACCAAGATCCGCTACGCAGTGCTGGCCGGCCCCTCCGGCGCCCGCTGCTGA